A single genomic interval of Zingiber officinale cultivar Zhangliang chromosome 4A, Zo_v1.1, whole genome shotgun sequence harbors:
- the LOC121973841 gene encoding uncharacterized protein LOC121973841: protein MANTSTEGSASEFGRPEGGTGRRRFFSSGRIPRKTRIGSSSAARLLGRGAGASPPPLTPTRSTMSSGLAQRTSSSSSYSMPSPPTPTAVPLTARCLFTVLGLFAFATCNHILL, encoded by the exons ATGGCGAACACCTCAACGGAAGGAAGCGCAAGCGAATTCGGACGTCCAGAAGGAGGGACCGGCCGGCGTCGTTTCTTCAGCAGTGGAAGAATCCCGCGGAAGACGAGGATCGGATCCTCTTCGGCGGCTCGGTTGTTAGGGAGGGGGGCGGGAGCCTCCCCTCCGCCGCTCACTCCTACGCGGTCCACGATGTCCTCGGGACTAGCACAAAGGACGAGCTCATCGAGTTCCTACTCGATGCCGTCGCCTCCGACGCCGACCGCGGTGCCGCTCACTGCAAGGTGTTTGTTCACGGTCCTCGGCTTGTTCG CTTTTGCCACCTGTAATCACATACTGCTGTGA